One region of Daphnia pulicaria isolate SC F1-1A chromosome 7, SC_F0-13Bv2, whole genome shotgun sequence genomic DNA includes:
- the LOC124348447 gene encoding uncharacterized protein LOC124348447 gives MDQVTVKGQHDFSRSRSGRLLIPRLKTWTGEKVTVSNQGHVEVTEGKPDFTSTFKSERAFLRMEPSFNLSQVLVRSQEMKQRKMAKSFSEYDSAKQLHPINLKGGQPKVKPGKILERNNADRNKTPTKRNSMRISEKCNLLSTVPSFKTMPLTTKGNQRKKVLVTKTKTPSPRKTLRKQRSQRNEDEFEIDIFGPEFQPVVVMVRLLPEQILSLTEKKCEKLAETPKKKSADPKRKKHPDIKRNARQKAKLNQENTDLCCRLSNQRQPRTVKETQQLLSFLNRSKDCEVFEDEAASTAAFFQNSPSRTAKKLLSEAAELLNDDFECNDNLSMRTLSERESSPMSSAVSPIGSLHEIDAEISGREDSLMRGSPILENASEFRRAKLLHRTIKGRAKLLKKAQKNNHCQEDFSSDLVIGTSTPSSSQLLKPRMIRALEKDLKEKATSSRERWDFSTYYRGNLLHVSINSDSDESSTVDPLDEI, from the exons ATGGATCAAGTAACAGTGAAAGGGCAACATGATTTCAGTAGGTCTCGTAGTGGACGGCTACTGATTCCAAGACTTAAAACCTGGACAG GAGAGAAGGTTACTGTAAGTAACCAAGGTCATGTGGAAGTTACCGAAGGTAAACCAGATTTCACTTCAACATTCAAGTCTGAACGTGCATTTTTGAGGATGGAACCTTCTTTTAACCTTTCCCAA GTTTTAGTTAGAAGtcaagaaatgaaacaaaggaaAATGGCAAAATCTTTCAGTGAATATGATTCAGCAAAACAATTACACCCTATAAACTTAAAAGGTGGACAGCCAAAAG TTAAACCAGGAAAAATATTAGAGAGAAATAATGCAGATCGCAATAAAACACCAACCAAAAGGAATTCAATGAGGATCTctgaaaaatgcaatttgttgagCACTGTTCCATCATTTAAAACAATGCCTCTTAcaacaaaaggaaatcaaagaaaaaaggttctggTTACTAAAACTAAAACTCCGTCTCCACGTAAAACCTTAAGAAAGCAACGTTCTCAACGAAACGAA gatgaatttgaaattgatataTTTGGTCCTGAATTTCAACCGGTTGTTGTCATGGTCCGACTTTTACCTGAACAAATATTGTCACTCACAGAGAAGAAATGCGAGAAGTTAGCTGAaactccaaaaaaaaaaagtgcagaTCCTAAACGCAAAAAACATCCCGAcattaaaagaaatgcaaGACAAAAGGCGAAattaaatcaagaaaatactGATCTCTGTTGTAGATTATCTAATCAGCGTCAACCTCGTACCGTAAAAGAAACCCAGCAGCTGTTGAGTTTTTTGAATCGTTCAAAAGATTGCGAGGTATTTGAAGACGAAGCTGCTAGTACTGCAGCTTTCTTCCAAAATTCGCCAAGTCGAACAGCTAAGAAGTTACTGAGCGAA GCTGCTGAATTATTGAATGATGATTTTGAGTGTAATGATAATTTAAGCATGAGGACACTATCAGAAAGGGAATCAAGTCCGATGTCGTCAGCTGTGTCACCTATTGGATCCCTTCATGAGATAGATGCCGAGATTTCAGGACGAGAGGATAGCTTGATGAGAGGATCCCCTATACTCGAAAATGCTTCCGA GTTTCGGCGAGCCAAACTTCTGCATAGAACAATAAAAGGCAGGGCAAAGCTATTGAAAAAGGCTCAGAAGAACAATCATTGCCAGGAGGATTTCTCGTCGGATTTAGTAATTGGGACTTCCACTCCGAGCTCATCTCAGTTACTGAAACCACGAATGATACGAGCTTTAGAAAAGGATCTAAAAGAGAAAGCCACATCATCTCGTGAACGGTGGGATTTTTCAACGTATTACCGTGGCAATTTACTCCATGTTTCAATCAATTCAGACTCTGATGAATCTAGTACAGTAGACCCCTTAGACGAGATTTAG
- the LOC124351099 gene encoding 28S ribosomal protein S18c, mitochondrial-like has translation MTYDTVADEYAREIQPENKIINKMALMQKILPCFHISSLYRTSMFPLLTVRHFTNFNASLQQEDDQPAQNLSNPYQKEKRCCILCKYDVNVDYKNARLLSQFLSPFTGKVYERNITGLCKSKQKIVESEIIKAQNAGYLAIMLKKVEYFKDPKLCDPDRPVRPHRY, from the exons ATGACTTATGACACAGTAGCAGACGAATACGCACGTGAAATTCAaccggaaaataaaataataaataaaatggcaTTAATGCAGAAAATTTTACCATGTTTTCACATTTCAA gTTTGTACAGAACATCTATGTTTCCTCTTTTAACAGTGAGGCACTTTACAAACTTCAATGCCAGTCTTCAACAGGAGGATGATCAA CCTGCTCAAAATCTCAGCAATCCCTACCAAAAGGAGAAACGGTGTTGTATCTTGTGCAAATATGATGTAAATGTTGACTATAAGAATGCACGCCTGCTATCTCAGTTTTTGTCTCCCTTTACAGGAAAAGTTTATGAAAGAAATATTACAG GTTTGTGCAAATCAAAGCAAAAAATAGTTGAAAGTGAAATTATTAAAGCACAAAATGCAGGCTACTTGGCTATTATGTTGAAAAAAGTAGAATACTTTAAGGATCCTAAGCTTTGTGATCCAGACAGACCAGTCAGACCACACCGTTACTAA
- the LOC124350988 gene encoding uncharacterized protein LOC124350988 isoform X1, with translation MDNHSQSLSNSSWENPFGLSGSIGPCNLESSEQFVGEELKAFFDKEEKMYQSASSVKSDQSHQTEKSNAMVSGITLRSFMVDSGDSDLIHQKLTMSQYLAYKSEPMGPELGDSASFRERPYFSFQEKSLQSSSSEKSEPGIVEFNPDFSQEPSWMKKKSLSSLSSSENLELPSKSPDSSENWLIGNNKSVSQIGSLVDNNEKSSVSLREKEPSIQHVEEKNVTPVEFKQPAPCLTLQEIGETSELPSLYWKPQDESHIDVGQSHIESVLDPGAISHFSSYVAGHVESLSLGSDSSRRPSEIAASSQSSSSPASTIRENTDFPRCDSLISEPQLSSTREITDDFIDQSSCERRVHFLPDPQRAEISHISMPAQNLQLGSLLEVSCKPNLCSTAMTPAAKASEHVMRILANLSQHRNITCEHEPEVQSVTSRVNKASNVETTSRNLDLEWERIERELTLHEANGFSPESWLAVFSDTSLLSTPLLMNKIKEHVLRLNGRGMSSGLLPSESSGIGGSGFEITESRADSAYGLPSSNKSTNNFARRSLLNNNDISSRTSSGKFNPTELNQQPVFPLPVPPTPADIDGKLMKNRHTLAAVPTRSSVNREPQTPVEKISEFNDKDFCRITSTVIKKNATPDVPKSSVGVAQVKTNLIESAHSLHEPLVKVNKSQVYFGGARVRLTQIQNVVVLNSSFKQGLELDLRIKDSDDFHMLDENRSLVSRRKLQLEPRQECCLDLVFQPNSLGPLTTKLNLYPRCESAKKMKYTVDLFGYGGSSHIRRLADNTAEPENTLVPKSKGSVWNCQLVLENRGNVAGFAFIQPLQENGKVLDPYQCIVMPQCCSVGVGDIKSMQIFIHPSENRKVTSFKLRLVWGDEPLRARWIRCIADGAPVIPTTEINEIDWTRLLQLEANDNPLKPAVCEGDMALFFNNATAEEINVIIPEHEKDSRFVTLAAEPATVLEPSILSDAKLPQHVPQRRQTTAASGKCPSDVVVSAAVTEVAFPSTKVGAVSSQKIPLQNWSGDKQEVRVKTISGPFVMNHARNAVPRGYFTRLPIEFHPTTSGSHSGRVVLDVGQNGQTLTVALKGDAY, from the exons ATGGATAATCACAGTCAGTCGCTGTCCAATTCGAG CTGGGAAAACCCGTTTGGTCTCAGTGGAAGTATTGGTCCTTGTAATTTAGAAAGTAGCGAACAATTTGTTG GAGAAGAATTAAAGGCTTTTTttgacaaagaagaaaaaatgtatcaATCAGCTTCATCTGTCAAGTCAGATCAAAGTCACCAAACAGAGAAAAGCAATGCAATGGTTTCAGGAATAACACTAAG GTCATTCATGGTCGACAGTGGTGATAGTGATCTCATTCATCAGAAACTTACCATGAGTCAATATTTGGCATACAAATCAGAGCCTATGGGTCCAGAGTTGGGAGATTCTGCGTCATTTAGAGAACGA CCTTATTTCAGTTTTCAAGAGAAGAGTCTTCAGTCatcaagcagtgaaaaaagtgAACCAGGCATAGTAGAGTTTAATCCAGACTTTAGCCAAGAGCCTTCatggatgaaaaagaaatctttgAGTTCTCTCTCCAGTTCTGAAAATCTAGAATTGCCATCCAAGAGTCCTGATAGCAGTGAAAACTGGTTGATTGGCAATAACAAGTCCGTAAGCCAAATAGGCAGTTTGGTAGATAACAATGAAAAATCGAGTGTGAGCCTTCGTGAGAAAGAACCCAGTATTCAACATGTcgaggaaaaaaatgtcacaCCAGTCGAATTTAAACAACCTGCCCCCTGTTTGACACTGCAAGAAATTGGAGAAACCAGTGAACTTCCTTCTCTTTATTGGAAACCACAAGACGAATCACATATCGATGTGGGGCAGTCTCATATTGAATCAGTGCTCGATCCCGGAGCAATAAGCCATTTTAGTTCTTATGTTGCTGGACACGTTGAATCGCTGTCGCTGGGATCCGATAGCAGTCGACGACCAAGTGAAATTGCCGCATCCAGTCAGAGTTCTTCGTCGCCAGCTAGTACGATCCGGGAGAACACCGATTTCCCTCGGTGTGATTCGCTGATTTCAGAACCACAGTTGAGTTCAACCCGTGAAATTACTGACGATTTCATAGATCAAAGCTCGTGTGAAAGGCGCGTGCATTTCTTGCCGGATCCCCAACGTGCAGAAATTAGTCACATATCAATGCCGGCACAAAACCTGCAACTGGGATCGCTTCTAGAAGTATCTTGCAAACCCAATCTGTGTTCCACGGCAATGACACCTGCAGCTAAAGCGTCCGAACATGTGATGCGCATTCTGGCAAATCTAAGTCAACATAGAAACATCACCTGTGAGCACGAGCCAGAGGTTCAGTCAGTGACTTCTCGAGTGAACAAAGCTTCTAATGTAGAAACAACATCACGAAATTTGGATCTGGAATGGGAACGAATTGAACGCGAATTGACACTACATGAAGCAAATGGATTCAGCCCAGAATCCTGGTTAGCTGTATTTTCCGACACTTCTTTGCTGTCAACACCATTGCTGATGAACAAAATCAAGGAGCACGTTCTTCGCCTAAATGGTCGTGGCATGAGCTCAGGACTTTTACCTTCGGAATCGAGCGGCATCGGCGGAAGTGGTTTTGAAATAACCGAAAGTCGAGCTGATAGCGCTTACGGACTTCCCTCGTCTAACAAAAGCACCAACAACTTTGCTCGTCGATCCTTACTCAACAATAATGATATTTCTTCTAGAACTTCGTCTGGGAAATTTAATCCGACAGAATTGAATCAGCAACCCGTGTTCCCTCTTCCTGTACCTCCAACACCTGCTGATATCGATGGGAAACTTATGAAGAATCGACACACATTGGCTGCTGTACCCACACGTAGCTCCGTGAATCGTGAACCTCAGACTCCCGTTGAAAAAATAAGCGAATTCAACGACAAAGATTTCTGTCGCATCACATCGACAGTTATCAAGAAGAATGCTACCCCCGATGTCCCAAAATCTTCTGTTGGCGTCGCTCAGGTCAAAACGAATTTAATCGAATCAGCCCATTCCCTTCATGAGCCGTTAGTCAAAGTGAATAAATCGCAAGTTTATTTTGGAGGGGCCAGAGTTCGACTCACTCAGATCCAAAATGTTGTTGTCCTTAATTCGTCCTTCAAACAG gGATTAGAGCTCGATTTGCGTATCAAGGATTCAGACGATTTTCATATGCTGGATGAAAATCGTAGTTTGGTGTCCCGTCGTAAACTCCAATTAGAACCTCGTCAAGAGTGTTGCCTTGATCTTGTGTTTCAACCGAATAGTCTTGGCCCACTAACCACGAAGCTAAATCTTTATCCACGTTGCGAATCGGccaaaaaaatgaagtatACTGTAGATCTCTTCGGATACGGCGGATCAAGCCACATTCGACGATTGGCAGATAATACTGCTGAACCAGAAAATACACTAGTGCCTAAATCCAAGGGATCTGTCTGGAACTGCCAACTTGTCTTGGAAAATCGGGGAAATGTTGCAGGATTCGCTTTCATTCAACCGTTGCAAG AAAACGGGAAAGTTCTAGACCCTTATCAATGCATTGTCATGCCCCAGTGTTGCTCTGTGGGTGTCGGAGACATTAAAAGCatgcaaatttttattcatccgTCAGAAAATAGGAAGGTAACCTCGTTTAAATTACGACTCGTGTGGGGCGACGAGCCACTGCGTGCTCGCTGGATTAG ATGCATCGCCGATGGAGCTCCCGTGATCCCTACTACTGAGATCAATGAAATCGACTGGACTAGATTGTTACAGCTGGAGGCCAACGACAACCCCTTGAAACCTGCTGTCTGTGAAGGGGATATGGCATTGTTCTTTAACAATGCAACGGCGGAGGAGATCAATGTAATTATCCCAGAACACGAGAAAGACTCACGTTTTGTAACACTAGCCGCAGAGCCTGCCACGGTCCTTGAACCATCGATTCTAAGCGACGCAAAGCTCCCGCAGCATGTCCCGCAGAGACGTCAAACTACTGCTGCCAG TGGGAAATGCCCATCTGACGTGGTTGTCTCTGCAGCCGTTACTGAGGTGGCGTTTCCTTCCACCAAAGTTGGAGCCGTATCCTCACAAAAGATTCCGCTTCAGAATTGGAGTGGAGACAAACAAGAG GTTCGAGTGAAGACCATCAGTGGGCCTTTTGTCATGAACCATGCTCGCAACGCAGTCCCAAGAGGTTACTTCACTCGTTTACCCATAGAGTTCCATCCAACAACAAGCGGTTCGCACTCTGGGCGCGTTGTATTGGATGTTGGACAGAATGGGCAAACTTTAACAGTTGCACTCAAGGGGGACGCCTACTAA
- the LOC124350988 gene encoding uncharacterized protein LOC124350988 isoform X2: MDNHSQSLSNSSWENPFGLSGSIGPCNLESSEQFVGEELKAFFDKEEKMYQSASSVKSDQSHQTEKSNAMVSGITLSGDSDLIHQKLTMSQYLAYKSEPMGPELGDSASFRERPYFSFQEKSLQSSSSEKSEPGIVEFNPDFSQEPSWMKKKSLSSLSSSENLELPSKSPDSSENWLIGNNKSVSQIGSLVDNNEKSSVSLREKEPSIQHVEEKNVTPVEFKQPAPCLTLQEIGETSELPSLYWKPQDESHIDVGQSHIESVLDPGAISHFSSYVAGHVESLSLGSDSSRRPSEIAASSQSSSSPASTIRENTDFPRCDSLISEPQLSSTREITDDFIDQSSCERRVHFLPDPQRAEISHISMPAQNLQLGSLLEVSCKPNLCSTAMTPAAKASEHVMRILANLSQHRNITCEHEPEVQSVTSRVNKASNVETTSRNLDLEWERIERELTLHEANGFSPESWLAVFSDTSLLSTPLLMNKIKEHVLRLNGRGMSSGLLPSESSGIGGSGFEITESRADSAYGLPSSNKSTNNFARRSLLNNNDISSRTSSGKFNPTELNQQPVFPLPVPPTPADIDGKLMKNRHTLAAVPTRSSVNREPQTPVEKISEFNDKDFCRITSTVIKKNATPDVPKSSVGVAQVKTNLIESAHSLHEPLVKVNKSQVYFGGARVRLTQIQNVVVLNSSFKQGLELDLRIKDSDDFHMLDENRSLVSRRKLQLEPRQECCLDLVFQPNSLGPLTTKLNLYPRCESAKKMKYTVDLFGYGGSSHIRRLADNTAEPENTLVPKSKGSVWNCQLVLENRGNVAGFAFIQPLQENGKVLDPYQCIVMPQCCSVGVGDIKSMQIFIHPSENRKVTSFKLRLVWGDEPLRARWIRCIADGAPVIPTTEINEIDWTRLLQLEANDNPLKPAVCEGDMALFFNNATAEEINVIIPEHEKDSRFVTLAAEPATVLEPSILSDAKLPQHVPQRRQTTAASGKCPSDVVVSAAVTEVAFPSTKVGAVSSQKIPLQNWSGDKQEVRVKTISGPFVMNHARNAVPRGYFTRLPIEFHPTTSGSHSGRVVLDVGQNGQTLTVALKGDAY, from the exons ATGGATAATCACAGTCAGTCGCTGTCCAATTCGAG CTGGGAAAACCCGTTTGGTCTCAGTGGAAGTATTGGTCCTTGTAATTTAGAAAGTAGCGAACAATTTGTTG GAGAAGAATTAAAGGCTTTTTttgacaaagaagaaaaaatgtatcaATCAGCTTCATCTGTCAAGTCAGATCAAAGTCACCAAACAGAGAAAAGCAATGCAATGGTTTCAGGAATAACACTAAG TGGTGATAGTGATCTCATTCATCAGAAACTTACCATGAGTCAATATTTGGCATACAAATCAGAGCCTATGGGTCCAGAGTTGGGAGATTCTGCGTCATTTAGAGAACGA CCTTATTTCAGTTTTCAAGAGAAGAGTCTTCAGTCatcaagcagtgaaaaaagtgAACCAGGCATAGTAGAGTTTAATCCAGACTTTAGCCAAGAGCCTTCatggatgaaaaagaaatctttgAGTTCTCTCTCCAGTTCTGAAAATCTAGAATTGCCATCCAAGAGTCCTGATAGCAGTGAAAACTGGTTGATTGGCAATAACAAGTCCGTAAGCCAAATAGGCAGTTTGGTAGATAACAATGAAAAATCGAGTGTGAGCCTTCGTGAGAAAGAACCCAGTATTCAACATGTcgaggaaaaaaatgtcacaCCAGTCGAATTTAAACAACCTGCCCCCTGTTTGACACTGCAAGAAATTGGAGAAACCAGTGAACTTCCTTCTCTTTATTGGAAACCACAAGACGAATCACATATCGATGTGGGGCAGTCTCATATTGAATCAGTGCTCGATCCCGGAGCAATAAGCCATTTTAGTTCTTATGTTGCTGGACACGTTGAATCGCTGTCGCTGGGATCCGATAGCAGTCGACGACCAAGTGAAATTGCCGCATCCAGTCAGAGTTCTTCGTCGCCAGCTAGTACGATCCGGGAGAACACCGATTTCCCTCGGTGTGATTCGCTGATTTCAGAACCACAGTTGAGTTCAACCCGTGAAATTACTGACGATTTCATAGATCAAAGCTCGTGTGAAAGGCGCGTGCATTTCTTGCCGGATCCCCAACGTGCAGAAATTAGTCACATATCAATGCCGGCACAAAACCTGCAACTGGGATCGCTTCTAGAAGTATCTTGCAAACCCAATCTGTGTTCCACGGCAATGACACCTGCAGCTAAAGCGTCCGAACATGTGATGCGCATTCTGGCAAATCTAAGTCAACATAGAAACATCACCTGTGAGCACGAGCCAGAGGTTCAGTCAGTGACTTCTCGAGTGAACAAAGCTTCTAATGTAGAAACAACATCACGAAATTTGGATCTGGAATGGGAACGAATTGAACGCGAATTGACACTACATGAAGCAAATGGATTCAGCCCAGAATCCTGGTTAGCTGTATTTTCCGACACTTCTTTGCTGTCAACACCATTGCTGATGAACAAAATCAAGGAGCACGTTCTTCGCCTAAATGGTCGTGGCATGAGCTCAGGACTTTTACCTTCGGAATCGAGCGGCATCGGCGGAAGTGGTTTTGAAATAACCGAAAGTCGAGCTGATAGCGCTTACGGACTTCCCTCGTCTAACAAAAGCACCAACAACTTTGCTCGTCGATCCTTACTCAACAATAATGATATTTCTTCTAGAACTTCGTCTGGGAAATTTAATCCGACAGAATTGAATCAGCAACCCGTGTTCCCTCTTCCTGTACCTCCAACACCTGCTGATATCGATGGGAAACTTATGAAGAATCGACACACATTGGCTGCTGTACCCACACGTAGCTCCGTGAATCGTGAACCTCAGACTCCCGTTGAAAAAATAAGCGAATTCAACGACAAAGATTTCTGTCGCATCACATCGACAGTTATCAAGAAGAATGCTACCCCCGATGTCCCAAAATCTTCTGTTGGCGTCGCTCAGGTCAAAACGAATTTAATCGAATCAGCCCATTCCCTTCATGAGCCGTTAGTCAAAGTGAATAAATCGCAAGTTTATTTTGGAGGGGCCAGAGTTCGACTCACTCAGATCCAAAATGTTGTTGTCCTTAATTCGTCCTTCAAACAG gGATTAGAGCTCGATTTGCGTATCAAGGATTCAGACGATTTTCATATGCTGGATGAAAATCGTAGTTTGGTGTCCCGTCGTAAACTCCAATTAGAACCTCGTCAAGAGTGTTGCCTTGATCTTGTGTTTCAACCGAATAGTCTTGGCCCACTAACCACGAAGCTAAATCTTTATCCACGTTGCGAATCGGccaaaaaaatgaagtatACTGTAGATCTCTTCGGATACGGCGGATCAAGCCACATTCGACGATTGGCAGATAATACTGCTGAACCAGAAAATACACTAGTGCCTAAATCCAAGGGATCTGTCTGGAACTGCCAACTTGTCTTGGAAAATCGGGGAAATGTTGCAGGATTCGCTTTCATTCAACCGTTGCAAG AAAACGGGAAAGTTCTAGACCCTTATCAATGCATTGTCATGCCCCAGTGTTGCTCTGTGGGTGTCGGAGACATTAAAAGCatgcaaatttttattcatccgTCAGAAAATAGGAAGGTAACCTCGTTTAAATTACGACTCGTGTGGGGCGACGAGCCACTGCGTGCTCGCTGGATTAG ATGCATCGCCGATGGAGCTCCCGTGATCCCTACTACTGAGATCAATGAAATCGACTGGACTAGATTGTTACAGCTGGAGGCCAACGACAACCCCTTGAAACCTGCTGTCTGTGAAGGGGATATGGCATTGTTCTTTAACAATGCAACGGCGGAGGAGATCAATGTAATTATCCCAGAACACGAGAAAGACTCACGTTTTGTAACACTAGCCGCAGAGCCTGCCACGGTCCTTGAACCATCGATTCTAAGCGACGCAAAGCTCCCGCAGCATGTCCCGCAGAGACGTCAAACTACTGCTGCCAG TGGGAAATGCCCATCTGACGTGGTTGTCTCTGCAGCCGTTACTGAGGTGGCGTTTCCTTCCACCAAAGTTGGAGCCGTATCCTCACAAAAGATTCCGCTTCAGAATTGGAGTGGAGACAAACAAGAG GTTCGAGTGAAGACCATCAGTGGGCCTTTTGTCATGAACCATGCTCGCAACGCAGTCCCAAGAGGTTACTTCACTCGTTTACCCATAGAGTTCCATCCAACAACAAGCGGTTCGCACTCTGGGCGCGTTGTATTGGATGTTGGACAGAATGGGCAAACTTTAACAGTTGCACTCAAGGGGGACGCCTACTAA